From a single Micromonospora pallida genomic region:
- a CDS encoding ABC transporter permease, which translates to MSAIEQAVLWLNDPLNWTNPGGILERLTEHLTMSAAAVALGCLVAWPVGFWLGHTGRGGGLVVLVSNVTLAVPTLALLTILPLTFLGFGQPAVVVALAVFAVPPLLANAYTGIRQADPEARDAARGMGFSGWQVLRRVELPLAVPYLAAGFRTATVQVVATAALASFVNGGGLGQIIRAGFGLDIAAGGGQILAGGVLVAGLAILVELLLALVERLVTPRPLRRVRRRASRRAAGAVAGG; encoded by the coding sequence ATGAGCGCGATCGAGCAGGCGGTGCTCTGGCTCAACGACCCGCTGAACTGGACCAACCCGGGCGGCATCCTGGAACGGCTCACGGAACACCTGACCATGTCGGCGGCGGCGGTCGCCCTCGGCTGTCTGGTGGCCTGGCCGGTCGGGTTCTGGCTCGGGCACACCGGCCGGGGCGGTGGCCTGGTGGTGCTCGTCTCCAACGTGACCCTCGCCGTGCCGACCCTCGCCCTGCTGACCATCCTGCCGTTGACCTTCCTCGGGTTCGGGCAGCCGGCGGTGGTGGTCGCGCTGGCCGTCTTCGCCGTGCCGCCGCTGCTGGCGAACGCGTACACCGGGATCCGGCAGGCGGATCCGGAGGCCCGCGACGCGGCCCGGGGCATGGGCTTCTCCGGTTGGCAGGTGCTGCGCCGGGTGGAGTTGCCGCTGGCGGTGCCGTACCTGGCGGCCGGGTTCCGGACCGCCACCGTCCAGGTGGTCGCCACCGCCGCGCTGGCCTCCTTCGTCAACGGGGGCGGGCTGGGCCAGATCATCCGGGCCGGCTTCGGCCTGGACATCGCGGCCGGCGGTGGGCAGATCCTCGCGGGCGGGGTGCTGGTGGCCGGGCTGGCGATCCTGGTCGAGTTGCTCCTGGCCCTGGTCGAGCGGCTGGTCACCCCGCGCCCGCTGCGGCGGGTCCGCCGCCGGGCCAGCCGCCGCGCGGCGGGTGCCGTGGCCGGCGGCTGA
- the folB gene encoding dihydroneopterin aldolase has product MSDRITLTGLRARGRHGVYDFEREQGQDFVVDAVLELDLTPAARSDAVTDTVHYGELAGRLVAVVTGEPVNLIETLADRLLDVCLADDRVTTATVTVHKPEAPVPHAFTDVAVTMTRTRAR; this is encoded by the coding sequence ATGAGCGACCGGATCACGCTGACCGGGCTGCGGGCCCGTGGCCGGCACGGGGTCTACGACTTCGAGCGGGAACAGGGGCAGGACTTCGTGGTCGACGCGGTCCTCGAACTCGACCTCACCCCGGCGGCCCGTTCCGACGCGGTCACCGACACCGTCCACTACGGCGAACTGGCCGGCCGGCTGGTCGCCGTGGTGACCGGGGAGCCGGTCAACCTGATCGAGACCCTGGCCGACCGGCTGCTCGACGTCTGTCTGGCCGACGACCGGGTCACCACCGCCACGGTGACCGTGCACAAGCCCGAGGCGCCGGTACCGCACGCCTTCACCGACGTGGCAGTGACCATGACCCGGACGCGTGCCCGGTGA
- a CDS encoding M23 family metallopeptidase, with translation MSDTTRKTSPRRQVRVGALAAALTAALALLCCTGGAGAFLLTELGGDTGDPVNANSLTCGPDHKVNVTGDMPRFTEYGERQLRNAAIIIKVGQDMKLPPRAWVIAVATAMQESGLRNLANPTVAGSQRIPNEGIGWDHDSLGLFQQRAGWGSVEQRLDPAYAARKFYEKLVKVDNWEKLPLTVAAQRVQISAFPDAYAKHEELASRIVDALAGGAARTVQISGRKVCDAAAGGEIAASGWTAPIPGGVGSGFRTADRPKHNGVDIAAPKGTKIRAAASGRVLVARCDPDNRGRLSCDVDGWPNKGGCGWFVDMLHAGGYITRYCHMVEKPRVVPGQTVKAGEVIGEVGSSGNSSGPHLHFEVHLNEDRTSRGAVNPVPFMKERGAPLKGAA, from the coding sequence ATGAGCGACACGACCCGAAAGACCTCGCCGCGCCGGCAGGTACGGGTGGGGGCACTGGCAGCGGCACTGACCGCGGCGCTTGCCCTGCTCTGCTGCACGGGCGGCGCCGGCGCCTTCCTCCTCACCGAACTGGGTGGCGATACCGGCGATCCGGTGAACGCGAACTCGCTGACCTGCGGACCAGACCACAAGGTCAACGTGACTGGTGACATGCCCCGGTTCACCGAGTACGGCGAGCGTCAACTCCGGAACGCCGCCATCATCATCAAGGTCGGGCAAGACATGAAGCTGCCCCCACGAGCCTGGGTGATCGCCGTCGCCACCGCAATGCAGGAGTCCGGGCTGCGTAATCTCGCGAACCCCACGGTCGCCGGATCGCAGCGGATCCCGAACGAGGGGATCGGCTGGGACCACGACTCCCTCGGACTGTTCCAGCAGCGCGCCGGGTGGGGCTCGGTCGAGCAGCGCTTGGATCCCGCCTACGCGGCCCGAAAGTTCTACGAGAAGCTGGTCAAGGTCGACAACTGGGAGAAGCTTCCGCTGACCGTGGCCGCGCAGCGGGTGCAGATCAGCGCCTTCCCCGACGCCTACGCCAAGCACGAGGAACTGGCTAGCCGAATCGTGGACGCACTGGCGGGCGGAGCCGCCCGGACGGTACAGATCTCCGGAAGGAAGGTCTGCGACGCGGCTGCTGGCGGCGAGATCGCCGCATCAGGTTGGACAGCGCCCATCCCTGGGGGGGTCGGGTCGGGATTCCGCACGGCGGACCGCCCCAAGCACAACGGCGTGGACATCGCCGCCCCCAAGGGAACCAAGATCCGCGCTGCCGCTAGCGGCCGGGTGTTAGTCGCCAGGTGTGACCCGGACAACCGGGGGCGGCTCAGCTGCGACGTGGACGGCTGGCCGAACAAGGGCGGCTGTGGCTGGTTCGTCGACATGCTGCACGCGGGTGGTTACATCACCCGCTACTGCCACATGGTCGAGAAACCACGCGTCGTCCCCGGTCAGACGGTCAAGGCGGGTGAGGTCATCGGTGAGGTGGGCAGCAGCGGCAACTCCTCCGGCCCGCACCTGCACTTCGAGGTGCACCTCAACGAGGACCGCACCAGTCGCGGCGCCGTCAACCCGGTGCCCTTCATGAAGGAGCGAGGTGCCCCGCTGAAGGGCGCCGCGTAA
- a CDS encoding ABC transporter permease codes for MSFRLSYRADPGNPWFSWQYVRDNSDSIVAALGEHASLTARAVVIAALVALPLAVAAYWFRPLTGPILALTGVLYTIPSLALFAFLAPYLGIGAVTVLSVVVLYALLVIVRNVLAGLNQVPPEVREAAQGMGYGRWGRLFRVELPLALPGILTGLRLATVSTVALVTVGVVVGRGGLGQLIFAGFQNNFYKAQIMTGTLLCVLLALLLDLVLAGVGRLLTPWLRRTTP; via the coding sequence ATGTCCTTCCGCCTGAGCTACCGGGCCGATCCGGGTAACCCGTGGTTCTCCTGGCAGTACGTTCGGGACAACTCCGACAGCATCGTCGCCGCGCTGGGGGAGCACGCCTCGCTGACCGCCCGCGCGGTGGTGATCGCCGCGTTGGTGGCCCTGCCACTGGCGGTGGCGGCGTACTGGTTCCGGCCACTCACCGGCCCGATTCTCGCACTGACGGGTGTGCTCTACACGATCCCGTCCCTGGCGCTGTTCGCCTTCCTGGCGCCGTACCTCGGAATCGGGGCGGTGACCGTACTCAGCGTGGTGGTGCTCTACGCGCTGCTGGTCATCGTGCGCAACGTGCTGGCCGGGCTCAACCAGGTGCCGCCCGAGGTGCGGGAGGCCGCCCAGGGCATGGGGTACGGCCGCTGGGGCCGGCTGTTCCGGGTGGAGCTGCCGCTGGCGCTGCCCGGCATCCTCACCGGGCTGCGGCTCGCCACCGTCTCCACGGTCGCGCTGGTGACGGTGGGCGTGGTGGTCGGCCGGGGCGGACTCGGCCAGCTCATCTTCGCCGGCTTCCAGAACAACTTCTACAAGGCGCAGATCATGACCGGCACCCTGCTCTGCGTGCTGCTGGCGCTGCTGCTCGACCTGGTGCTGGCCGGGGTCGGCCGGCTGCTCACCCCCTGGTTGCGGAGGACCACCCCATGA
- the folP gene encoding dihydropteroate synthase: MTDLVGADVPVVMGVLNVTPDSFSDGGRYADVDAAVRHGVWLHATGAHLVDVGGESTRPGADRIDAETETARVLPVVRELAAAGVPVSIDTTRARVAEAVLAAGAAVVNDVSGGLADPDMARVVRDAGCPWVLMHWRGHSRDMRDLATYTDVVADVRAELTQRVEAALRAGVAADRIIVDPGLGFAKTAAHNWELTARLSELLTLGFPLLFGASRKSYLGRLLAGPDGAPRPTDGRAAATIATSVLAVAAGAWGVRVHDVRGTTDALAVWRASGRPRLAAPTPEHGPDAHTGAERGPDVSTGGERGPEADAGVDRGPEINTGAERGRGADREEGAA, translated from the coding sequence GTGACCGATCTGGTAGGGGCGGATGTCCCGGTGGTGATGGGCGTCCTGAACGTCACGCCCGACTCCTTCTCCGACGGTGGCCGGTACGCCGACGTCGACGCCGCCGTCCGACACGGCGTGTGGCTGCACGCCACCGGCGCCCATCTGGTCGACGTGGGTGGCGAGTCGACCCGTCCCGGCGCGGATCGGATCGACGCCGAGACCGAGACGGCCCGGGTGCTGCCGGTCGTCCGGGAACTCGCCGCCGCCGGGGTGCCGGTCAGCATCGACACCACCCGGGCCCGGGTGGCCGAGGCCGTGCTGGCTGCCGGGGCGGCCGTGGTCAACGACGTCTCCGGTGGCCTGGCCGATCCGGACATGGCGCGAGTGGTCCGCGACGCCGGCTGCCCCTGGGTGCTGATGCACTGGCGCGGCCACTCCCGGGACATGCGTGACCTGGCCACCTACACCGACGTGGTCGCTGACGTACGGGCCGAGTTGACCCAGCGCGTCGAGGCGGCGCTGCGGGCCGGGGTGGCGGCGGACCGGATCATCGTCGACCCCGGTCTCGGCTTCGCCAAGACGGCCGCCCACAACTGGGAACTCACCGCCCGCCTGTCCGAACTGCTGACCCTCGGTTTTCCGCTGCTGTTCGGGGCGAGCCGGAAGTCGTACCTCGGTCGGCTGCTCGCCGGGCCGGACGGCGCACCGCGACCCACCGACGGCCGGGCGGCGGCGACCATCGCCACCAGCGTCCTCGCGGTGGCCGCAGGCGCCTGGGGGGTACGGGTGCACGACGTCCGCGGCACCACCGACGCGCTGGCCGTCTGGCGGGCCAGCGGCCGGCCCCGACTGGCCGCACCGACGCCCGAGCACGGGCCGGACGCCCACACCGGCGCGGAGCGTGGGCCCGATGTCAGCACCGGCGGGGAGCGCGGGCCAGAGGCGGACGCCGGTGTGGACCGTGGACCGGAAATCAACACCGGCGCGGAGCGTGGACGCGGTGCCGACCGGGAAGAGGGAGCGGCATGA
- a CDS encoding ATP-binding protein, whose product MSRSSTPGQSYPAGHQAAPHGHRARSLDYPQDDPVDEVSLDPALATSPGQGSIGVFQAPRPARGRPAPSGEESAPPRSAPESPDIDSPFLDLFGGTRPGVTRQPLTPLRRPGRDPLPIPHQPSAPPVEPAAPRAATPAVEQPRPVPAPAPRAVPVDPPPVPAPPPAAPAPEPRPAAPLPALAEPEPPVVLPRVPEQPAERLPMARPPAEPAPAAAPLDQAGRDTPPSHRRVPPRQRSAEGRREKREKSVKPTKPTRIRPPKIKFGDRDPSVELAITEIAGHLTFTPNTVTAWYWLPEVRWAFRPDAEREALLSAISEQYAGLAGFRLHLRRTTRPFPADEWARTIDSYTPNPLADVPGTPAWADHLVAAQRHLLSVNHAEGQTYLGVTFARRSLGDSMTERLLRAFGRGTADGERRKLGRTVEQFDEVLGAFGMRGRRVTSQELEWLLYRSVALCMAPPGALSPVTNGRWERGDLLALTEQVERYRTPYGSTVKLVNRMTGEERHVAVLAVGRMEPLEIPEKHEPWLHFHERLPWPMEISTRVDILGSGDSFRNLEHRLRMIRSQQLDYAEHGIDAPPELERLAKRALVIGDEMTTGLPVDSARAHGWHRIAVGGRTREECLERARRLIQLYSRELRISLQHPKNQDWLAREFIPGEPIANTGYVRRMPVNLLAAALPQAASTVGDRRGDLIGRTAGTCRRPVFLDMHFPMEVRERSGLAVFVAEPGGGKSTLLGALGYLAARRGVQVTLLDPSGPLARLCQMPELRPYSRVLNLTGSEHGTLAPYSLIPTPLRTEFASGAAGDREFEIAVSNARAERRMLVQDICMMLVPPQVAREASTATLFRHAVRQVPAEETSTLDDVVACLGQLDDDAGKELANLLLDTAEMPLALLFFGRPPEGLLGADAALTVITMAGLRLPDLKIEREYWSAEESLALPMLHTAHRLAVRRCYGGSMSSRKLVGLDEAHFMEGWRSGRSFLVRLARDSRKWNLAALVASQNPRDILGLDVQNLVSTVFVGRIAEDAEIASEALRLLRVPVDDGYEATLASLSAADASSAARLGFREFVMRDVDGRVQKVRVDVSYVDGLLEHLDTTPTAVATNAANLPSILSDLEA is encoded by the coding sequence ATGAGCCGCTCGTCGACGCCGGGGCAGTCGTACCCGGCCGGACATCAGGCCGCCCCGCACGGTCACCGTGCGCGCTCGCTCGACTACCCCCAGGACGACCCGGTCGACGAGGTGAGCCTCGACCCGGCGCTGGCTACCAGCCCTGGTCAGGGGAGCATCGGCGTCTTCCAGGCACCCCGACCGGCCCGTGGCCGGCCGGCCCCGTCGGGCGAGGAGTCCGCGCCGCCGCGTTCCGCGCCGGAGAGTCCGGACATCGACTCACCCTTCCTCGACCTCTTCGGGGGCACCCGACCGGGGGTCACCCGGCAGCCCCTGACGCCACTGCGGCGGCCCGGACGCGACCCGCTGCCGATTCCGCACCAGCCATCCGCTCCGCCCGTCGAGCCGGCAGCGCCCCGGGCTGCCACGCCGGCCGTGGAGCAGCCTCGGCCGGTGCCGGCACCAGCCCCCCGGGCCGTCCCGGTCGACCCGCCGCCCGTACCGGCACCGCCACCGGCCGCGCCGGCACCCGAGCCCCGACCGGCGGCCCCGCTGCCGGCGCTGGCCGAACCTGAGCCGCCCGTGGTGCTGCCGCGCGTGCCGGAACAGCCGGCCGAACGCCTGCCCATGGCCCGCCCGCCGGCGGAACCGGCCCCAGCCGCCGCGCCGCTGGACCAGGCCGGCCGAGACACCCCGCCGAGCCACCGCCGGGTCCCGCCCCGGCAGCGTTCCGCCGAGGGTCGACGGGAGAAGCGCGAGAAGTCGGTCAAGCCCACCAAGCCGACCCGGATCCGACCGCCGAAGATCAAGTTCGGGGACCGGGATCCCTCCGTCGAGCTGGCCATCACCGAGATCGCCGGGCACCTGACCTTCACCCCGAACACGGTCACCGCCTGGTACTGGCTCCCCGAGGTGCGCTGGGCGTTCCGTCCCGACGCCGAACGGGAGGCCCTGCTCTCGGCGATCTCCGAGCAGTACGCCGGCCTGGCCGGATTCCGGCTGCACCTGCGCCGCACCACCCGGCCGTTCCCGGCCGACGAGTGGGCCCGCACCATCGACTCGTACACGCCGAACCCGCTGGCGGACGTGCCGGGCACCCCGGCCTGGGCCGACCACCTCGTCGCCGCGCAGCGGCACCTGCTCTCGGTCAACCACGCCGAGGGACAGACCTACCTCGGGGTCACCTTCGCCCGCCGCTCGCTGGGCGACTCGATGACCGAACGCCTGCTGCGCGCCTTCGGCCGGGGCACCGCCGACGGCGAACGACGCAAGCTCGGCCGGACGGTGGAGCAGTTCGACGAGGTGCTCGGCGCGTTCGGCATGCGCGGCCGGCGGGTCACCTCTCAGGAACTGGAGTGGCTGCTCTACCGCTCGGTGGCGCTCTGCATGGCACCGCCGGGGGCGCTCTCCCCGGTGACCAACGGGCGCTGGGAACGGGGCGACCTGCTCGCCCTGACCGAGCAGGTCGAACGGTACCGCACCCCGTACGGCTCCACGGTCAAGCTGGTCAACCGGATGACCGGCGAGGAGCGGCACGTCGCGGTGCTCGCGGTCGGCCGGATGGAACCGCTGGAGATCCCCGAGAAGCACGAACCGTGGCTGCACTTCCACGAGCGGCTGCCCTGGCCGATGGAAATCTCCACCCGGGTCGACATCCTCGGCTCCGGCGATTCCTTCCGTAACCTGGAACACCGGCTCCGGATGATCCGCTCGCAGCAGCTCGACTACGCCGAGCACGGCATCGACGCCCCGCCGGAGCTGGAACGCCTCGCCAAGCGGGCGCTGGTGATCGGCGACGAGATGACCACTGGTCTGCCGGTGGACTCGGCCCGGGCGCACGGCTGGCACCGGATCGCCGTCGGCGGCCGGACCAGGGAGGAATGCCTGGAACGGGCCCGCCGCCTGATCCAGCTCTACTCGCGCGAGCTGCGCATCTCGCTCCAGCACCCGAAGAACCAGGACTGGCTGGCCCGGGAGTTCATCCCCGGCGAGCCGATCGCCAACACCGGATACGTCCGTCGGATGCCGGTCAACCTCCTCGCCGCCGCTCTGCCACAGGCCGCCTCCACCGTCGGCGACCGGCGGGGCGACCTGATCGGACGGACCGCCGGCACCTGCCGCCGCCCGGTCTTCCTCGACATGCACTTCCCGATGGAGGTGCGGGAACGCTCCGGTCTGGCCGTCTTCGTCGCCGAGCCGGGTGGTGGCAAGTCGACCCTGCTGGGTGCCCTCGGCTATCTCGCCGCCCGACGGGGCGTCCAGGTGACCCTGCTCGACCCGTCCGGCCCGCTGGCCCGCCTGTGCCAGATGCCCGAGCTGCGGCCGTACTCCCGGGTGCTGAACCTGACCGGCTCCGAGCACGGCACACTCGCGCCGTACTCGCTGATCCCGACGCCGCTGCGGACCGAGTTCGCCAGCGGGGCGGCGGGTGACCGGGAGTTCGAGATCGCGGTTTCCAACGCCCGGGCCGAACGGCGCATGCTGGTGCAGGACATCTGCATGATGCTGGTGCCGCCGCAGGTCGCCCGGGAGGCGTCCACCGCCACCCTGTTCCGGCACGCGGTCCGCCAGGTGCCGGCCGAGGAGACCTCCACCCTGGACGACGTGGTCGCCTGCCTCGGGCAGCTCGACGACGACGCCGGCAAGGAACTGGCCAACCTCCTGCTGGACACCGCCGAGATGCCGCTGGCGCTGCTCTTCTTCGGCCGTCCGCCGGAGGGCCTGCTCGGCGCGGACGCGGCCCTCACCGTGATCACCATGGCCGGGCTGCGCCTGCCCGACCTGAAGATCGAGCGGGAGTACTGGTCGGCCGAGGAGTCGTTGGCCCTGCCGATGTTGCACACCGCCCACCGGCTCGCGGTCCGCCGCTGCTACGGCGGCTCGATGTCGTCGCGGAAGCTCGTCGGCCTGGACGAGGCCCACTTCATGGAGGGCTGGCGCTCCGGTCGGTCCTTCCTGGTCCGGCTGGCCCGCGACTCCCGGAAATGGAACCTCGCTGCGCTGGTCGCCTCGCAGAATCCACGCGACATCCTCGGGCTGGACGTGCAGAACCTCGTCTCCACGGTCTTCGTCGGCCGGATCGCCGAGGACGCCGAGATCGCCTCCGAGGCGCTCCGACTGCTCCGGGTGCCGGTCGACGACGGCTACGAGGCAACCCTGGCCTCCCTGTCGGCAGCCGACGCGTCGTCGGCCGCCCGACTCGGTTTCCGGGAGTTCGTCATGCGAGACGTCGACGGCCGGGTGCAGAAGGTCCGGGTGGACGTCTCGTACGTCGACGGCCTGCTGGAACACCTCGACACCACCCCGACGGCGGTCGCCACGAACGCCGCGAACCTACCGAGCATCCTCTCGGACCTGGAGGCGTGA
- the folK gene encoding 2-amino-4-hydroxy-6-hydroxymethyldihydropteridine diphosphokinase, whose translation MTRAVLSLGSNLGDRLAHLRTGVACLGDAVRVVSGVYETPPWGDTDQPAYLNAVLLAEDPAATARDWLDRARDAEQAAGRVRDPGRRFGPRTLDVDVVAVWDDADEPVLSDDPELTLPHPRAHQRAFVLRPWIDIQPYGRLPGHGWLTDLLTAEPVAGDTLELRARPELRLESTA comes from the coding sequence GTGACCCGGGCTGTGCTCTCGCTGGGCAGCAACCTCGGCGACCGGCTGGCCCACCTGCGTACGGGGGTGGCGTGCCTCGGCGACGCGGTCCGGGTGGTCTCCGGGGTCTACGAGACGCCGCCCTGGGGTGACACCGACCAGCCGGCGTACCTGAACGCGGTGCTGCTGGCGGAGGATCCGGCCGCCACGGCGCGGGACTGGCTGGACCGGGCCCGGGACGCCGAGCAGGCGGCCGGGCGGGTCCGCGACCCGGGACGCCGGTTCGGACCCCGCACCCTGGACGTGGACGTGGTGGCCGTCTGGGACGACGCGGACGAGCCGGTGCTCAGCGACGACCCGGAGCTGACCCTGCCTCACCCCCGCGCCCACCAACGCGCCTTCGTGCTGCGTCCGTGGATCGACATCCAGCCCTATGGGCGGCTGCCGGGGCACGGCTGGCTGACCGACCTGCTGACCGCGGAGCCGGTCGCCGGGGACACCTTGGAACTGCGTGCCCGGCCGGAACTGAGGTTAGAGTCGACGGCATGA
- a CDS encoding DUF3180 domain-containing protein, translating to MTQPQSPSPRGPRPDRDRLGPTRPATLVVAGLAAAALAWLLISVAYGAMPDLPWLPVITLAGLAVLEGYAAVNTRGRIERRPGRDPVNPLMVARFVVLAKASALAGAIFAGFYAGLSGWLFVERTRAAAEDRPAALAGLAASLALVAAALWLERSCRVPERPDDEREPDDRENRHIH from the coding sequence ATGACCCAGCCGCAGTCCCCGTCGCCCCGTGGTCCGCGGCCCGACCGTGACCGGTTGGGCCCGACCCGTCCCGCCACGTTGGTGGTGGCCGGTCTCGCCGCCGCCGCGCTGGCCTGGTTGCTGATCAGCGTCGCCTACGGCGCCATGCCGGACCTGCCCTGGCTGCCGGTGATCACCCTGGCCGGGCTCGCCGTGCTGGAGGGGTACGCGGCGGTCAACACCCGGGGCCGGATCGAGCGCCGGCCGGGCCGGGACCCGGTGAACCCGCTCATGGTCGCCCGGTTCGTCGTGCTGGCGAAGGCGTCCGCGCTGGCCGGCGCGATCTTCGCCGGTTTCTACGCCGGACTTTCCGGTTGGCTCTTCGTCGAGCGCACCCGCGCGGCGGCCGAGGACCGACCGGCCGCCCTGGCCGGACTGGCCGCCTCGTTGGCACTGGTCGCGGCGGCTCTCTGGCTGGAACGTTCGTGCCGGGTGCCCGAGCGGCCGGACGACGAACGCGAGCCCGACGACCGGGAGAACCGGCACATCCATTGA
- a CDS encoding ABC transporter ATP-binding protein, which produces MDVTPDPDLVADRATASTGTAASITLDGIGKRYPDGTEAVRDLSLQVRAGELVVLIGPSGCGKSTVLRMINRLIEPTSGRVLLGDDDVTRVDPVTLRRRIGYVIQNVGLFPHQTVRANVATVPRLLGWSKERSRHRVDELLELVGLDPAQFGRRYPHELSGGQRQRVGVARALAADPVVLLMDEPFSAVDPIVRTRLQEEFLRLQAEVRKTIVLVTHDLDEAVRLGDRIAVLSEGGRLEQFDTPAAVLGEPASEFVRDFVGADRGIRRLAVTPVTRATLRPLTGDDGADLPRVRLGGSAYDALAVLLTSAADRAVVVDDGEPVGVLSRRQLLDLGGPEN; this is translated from the coding sequence GTGGACGTTACCCCGGACCCCGATCTTGTCGCCGACCGCGCGACCGCGTCGACGGGCACCGCCGCGTCGATCACCCTGGACGGGATCGGCAAGCGCTACCCCGACGGCACCGAGGCGGTGCGTGACCTGAGCCTCCAGGTACGGGCCGGCGAACTCGTGGTGCTGATCGGCCCGTCGGGCTGCGGGAAGTCGACCGTGCTCCGGATGATCAACCGCCTGATCGAGCCAACCTCCGGCCGGGTCCTGCTCGGCGACGACGACGTCACCCGGGTCGACCCGGTGACACTGCGCCGCCGGATCGGCTACGTCATCCAGAACGTCGGCCTCTTCCCGCACCAGACCGTACGCGCCAACGTCGCCACCGTGCCCCGGCTGCTCGGCTGGTCGAAGGAGCGCAGCCGCCACCGGGTCGACGAGTTGCTCGAGCTGGTCGGGCTCGACCCGGCGCAGTTCGGTCGCCGGTACCCGCACGAACTCTCCGGCGGGCAACGGCAACGGGTCGGCGTGGCCCGAGCGCTGGCCGCCGACCCGGTGGTGCTGCTCATGGACGAACCGTTCTCCGCCGTGGACCCGATCGTGCGGACCCGGTTGCAGGAGGAGTTCCTCCGGCTACAGGCCGAGGTACGCAAGACCATCGTGCTGGTCACCCACGACCTGGACGAGGCGGTCCGGCTCGGCGACCGGATCGCGGTGCTCTCCGAGGGCGGCCGGCTGGAACAGTTCGACACGCCGGCCGCGGTGCTCGGCGAGCCGGCGTCGGAGTTCGTCCGCGACTTCGTCGGGGCCGACCGGGGCATCCGCCGGCTGGCGGTCACCCCGGTCACCCGCGCGACGCTGCGTCCGCTGACCGGCGACGACGGCGCGGACCTGCCCCGGGTCCGGTTGGGCGGCTCGGCGTACGACGCGCTGGCTGTCCTGCTGACCTCGGCCGCCGACCGGGCGGTCGTGGTCGACGACGGCGAACCGGTCGGCGTGCTGAGCCGGCGACAACTGCTGGATCTGGGCGGACCGGAGAACTGA
- a CDS encoding ABC transporter permease, with amino-acid sequence MGYDEPGRGESVDRDQSGPATAVVAEPPTPAEYGPDRVAVHVAWEATLAVAVGVLGLLLWLQEPQALRGDGLRALLVGVVGLGLLALAAGLSLRTAAPNLAIGPVAVAAALHFAEQGDRGMTEAIVPAVVTAAVGGLVVAMFVVLLHVPAWAASLAAAAAVVGYVQRRQVPVLVQADYDPTPHAYHLFAGFLAVAVLGGLFGAIRPVRGLVGRIRPVRDPALRRGPVAAVVTAGALIGSTVMATLAGVLLAANGVDQIVPYPALDWTALGIGIALLGGTSAFGRRGGVSGTLLAVVLVGLFLTYVRAAGYELSRWAVAGTALAVGLVVTRLVETYGRPRPAAVEASDPGSGDSTISSGWALPGAGTYDTWPPALPANSPEDPVDPWGRWDGGGRDRWREDGEQDRWRGDDGGQDRWREDGERDRWRGDDRR; translated from the coding sequence ATGGGGTACGACGAGCCGGGCCGGGGTGAGTCCGTCGATCGGGACCAGTCCGGACCGGCCACAGCCGTCGTCGCCGAACCGCCGACTCCGGCCGAGTACGGCCCCGACCGGGTCGCCGTGCACGTGGCCTGGGAGGCCACCCTCGCCGTCGCGGTGGGCGTCCTCGGCCTGCTGCTCTGGCTCCAGGAGCCGCAGGCCCTGCGCGGCGACGGGCTGCGGGCACTCCTCGTCGGCGTGGTCGGGCTCGGTCTGCTCGCGCTCGCAGCCGGGCTGAGCCTGCGTACCGCCGCCCCGAACCTGGCGATCGGTCCGGTGGCGGTCGCCGCCGCCCTGCACTTCGCCGAGCAGGGCGACCGGGGGATGACCGAGGCGATCGTCCCGGCCGTGGTGACGGCGGCCGTGGGCGGTCTGGTCGTGGCGATGTTCGTGGTGCTGCTGCACGTGCCCGCCTGGGCGGCCAGCCTGGCCGCCGCAGCCGCGGTGGTGGGGTACGTCCAGCGCCGGCAGGTGCCGGTGCTGGTGCAGGCCGACTACGACCCAACCCCGCACGCCTACCACCTTTTCGCGGGATTCCTGGCGGTCGCCGTCCTCGGTGGTCTGTTCGGCGCGATCCGGCCGGTGCGCGGCCTGGTGGGACGGATCCGGCCGGTCCGGGACCCGGCGCTGCGGCGCGGGCCGGTGGCCGCCGTGGTCACTGCCGGCGCGCTGATCGGCTCCACGGTGATGGCGACGCTGGCGGGTGTGCTGCTCGCCGCGAACGGCGTCGACCAGATCGTCCCCTACCCCGCTCTGGACTGGACGGCGCTCGGGATCGGCATTGCTCTGCTCGGCGGGACGAGCGCCTTCGGCCGGCGCGGCGGGGTCAGCGGAACGCTGCTGGCGGTGGTCCTGGTCGGGCTCTTCCTCACCTACGTCAGGGCCGCCGGGTACGAGCTCAGTCGCTGGGCGGTCGCCGGAACGGCGCTCGCCGTCGGCCTGGTCGTCACCCGCCTGGTCGAGACGTACGGGCGGCCACGTCCGGCCGCCGTCGAGGCGTCCGATCCCGGTTCCGGCGACTCGACGATCTCCTCGGGCTGGGCGCTGCCGGGCGCCGGCACGTACGACACCTGGCCGCCGGCGTTGCCGGCCAACTCCCCGGAGGACCCGGTCGACCCGTGGGGGCGCTGGGACGGCGGCGGGCGGGACCGGTGGCGCGAAGACGGCGAGCAGGACCGGTGGCGCGGTGATGACGGTGGGCAGGACCGGTGGCGTGAAGACGGCGAGCGGGACCGGTGGCGCGGTGACGACCGCCGGTGA